The following proteins are co-located in the Paludibaculum fermentans genome:
- a CDS encoding sensor histidine kinase, whose product MNPAVPRDPSRIRVTWWKLSAVWVAFALFNATQVVLSVKAEMPEVPGTPLFIRAFLGWMIWAMATPLVVELGRRYPLRRPGLAVALPLHLATWICIAATRAVLLVVLATELLKYWPNEGKSTFLERLGGQFLAQLHMDLLAYVGVMIFCAWRESQQRLQERDVREAQLETQLSQAQLRALRAQLNPHFLFNTLNGISALVRDGNQTCAIRMLVGLSDLLRYVIDSPPDLEVELDEEIRFAKQYLDIQQMRYGERLGVNWSVPGELGGARVPSLILQPLLENAIQYGVAARNAAVNIRVSAAESSGVLRLTVNNDGPSLQENPRRAGVGIANTRQRLATLYGERAGLDVHDATPSGVEAVIHLPLREEPA is encoded by the coding sequence ATGAATCCGGCTGTACCGCGTGATCCGTCGCGCATCCGCGTGACGTGGTGGAAGTTGTCCGCTGTCTGGGTAGCGTTTGCCCTGTTCAACGCGACCCAGGTGGTGCTCAGCGTCAAGGCGGAAATGCCGGAGGTGCCGGGCACTCCCCTCTTCATCCGGGCCTTCCTGGGCTGGATGATCTGGGCCATGGCGACGCCGCTGGTCGTTGAGTTGGGCAGGCGCTATCCGCTGCGCAGGCCGGGCCTGGCCGTGGCTTTGCCGCTGCATCTGGCCACCTGGATCTGCATTGCCGCCACCCGGGCGGTGCTGCTGGTGGTGTTGGCGACCGAGTTGCTCAAATACTGGCCGAATGAAGGCAAAAGCACGTTTCTGGAGCGTCTGGGCGGGCAATTCCTGGCCCAACTGCACATGGATCTGCTGGCCTATGTGGGCGTGATGATCTTCTGCGCGTGGCGCGAGTCGCAGCAGAGACTCCAGGAACGGGATGTGCGCGAGGCGCAGCTCGAAACGCAGCTCTCGCAGGCCCAACTGCGGGCGTTGCGGGCCCAGTTGAACCCGCACTTCCTGTTCAACACGCTGAACGGGATCTCGGCCCTGGTGCGCGACGGCAACCAGACCTGTGCGATCCGCATGCTGGTGGGCTTGAGCGACCTGCTGCGCTATGTCATCGATAGCCCGCCGGACCTGGAAGTGGAACTGGATGAGGAGATCCGCTTCGCCAAACAGTATCTCGACATCCAGCAGATGCGCTATGGCGAGCGGCTGGGCGTGAACTGGTCGGTGCCGGGAGAGTTGGGCGGCGCCCGGGTGCCGAGCCTCATCCTGCAGCCGCTGCTCGAGAACGCGATTCAATACGGCGTCGCGGCCCGCAATGCGGCGGTGAACATCCGGGTCAGCGCGGCCGAGTCCTCGGGCGTGCTGCGGCTGACGGTGAATAACGATGGTCCGTCGCTGCAGGAGAACCCTCGGCGTGCCGGAGTCGGCATCGCGAACACGCGCCAGCGGCTGGCGACCCTCTACGGCGAGCGGGCCGGCCTGGACGTGCACGATGCAACGCCGTCCGGCGTGGAGGCGGTGATTCACCTGCCGTTGCGGGAGGAGCCGGCGTGA
- the thiL gene encoding thiamine-phosphate kinase, with translation MNELSLIAAIRKWSTPKTAAPGVVKGIGDDCAIIRPRANEDLLFTTDFVIEDVHFTRATQTGIDTGWKALARGLSDIAAMGGDARYALVSLALAPWCCHNYVRDLYQGFNKLAGLHCVQIIGGDVSKTEKLSIDVIVIGSTPRGKALRRDGAKPGDVIYVSGALGRAAAKGYKDRPIPRLELGRKLRGKATSCMDLSDGLAMDLHRLAVESGVAAELDGPLPSAPKATLEHALFGGEDYELLCTLPPGRRAPRELTRVGLIVEGKPGRVTLAGESLQPRGWDPLA, from the coding sequence ATGAACGAACTCAGCCTCATCGCCGCAATCCGGAAGTGGTCGACGCCCAAGACAGCGGCGCCCGGCGTGGTGAAGGGCATCGGCGACGACTGCGCGATCATCCGGCCGCGCGCGAATGAGGATCTGCTGTTCACGACGGACTTCGTGATCGAAGACGTCCACTTCACGCGCGCCACCCAGACGGGCATCGACACAGGCTGGAAGGCCCTGGCCCGAGGCCTCAGCGACATCGCGGCGATGGGCGGCGACGCCCGTTACGCTCTCGTCTCCCTGGCCCTGGCGCCCTGGTGCTGTCACAACTACGTCCGGGATTTGTATCAGGGTTTCAACAAGCTGGCCGGCCTCCATTGCGTACAGATCATCGGCGGAGACGTCTCGAAGACAGAGAAGCTCAGCATCGACGTCATCGTGATCGGCTCCACGCCGCGCGGCAAGGCGCTGCGGAGGGACGGAGCAAAACCCGGCGACGTGATCTACGTCAGCGGAGCCCTGGGCCGTGCCGCCGCGAAGGGATACAAAGACCGCCCCATCCCCCGCCTGGAACTGGGCCGCAAGCTGCGCGGCAAAGCCACGTCCTGCATGGACTTGAGCGATGGCTTGGCGATGGATCTGCACCGCCTGGCGGTGGAGTCCGGCGTGGCCGCTGAACTGGACGGTCCACTGCCCTCGGCGCCGAAGGCTACGCTCGAGCACGCCCTCTTCGGGGGCGAAGACTACGAACTGCTCTGCACGCTGCCGCCAGGCCGCCGCGCACCACGGGAACTGACCCGCGTGGGGCTCATCGTGGAGGGCAAGCCGGGCCGCGTGACCCTGGCCGGCGAAAGTTTACAACCCCGCGGTTGGGATCCCCTCGCCTGA
- a CDS encoding DJ-1/PfpI family protein: protein MSQTCSRLLFAVLLPLTAVRGDGTVPQRTAAVVLFPGAQVMGYAAPIDILRYGGTSVFTVAEQPTVVTNGDLSVNAQYTFENAPDPDILLVPGSSNMKAELENPRLLSFLRDKAGKAQVVLSVSNGSFLLGKAGLLDDHTATATFGLTDGLRRIAPLARVVDDVRYTDSGKYVTSAGLSAGIDAALHVLEKLDGRGAAQMAALAVEYNWDPEGSFVRSQLADRLCAFRYAVTSAQSIRREGDEEQWVNEWAVTDPSSPEVVFEAFQTAIRQHVTWMESTPQWTKIDGEDAPLRSQWRFRDERDRSWRGVLEVTPNTVSGQGVAVRLSLHLDPRRASI from the coding sequence ATGAGCCAAACATGCAGTCGACTTCTCTTCGCCGTTTTACTGCCGCTGACGGCCGTCCGCGGAGACGGCACCGTGCCGCAAAGGACGGCCGCCGTAGTCCTGTTTCCCGGAGCGCAGGTGATGGGTTACGCCGCGCCGATCGACATTCTGCGCTACGGCGGAACCAGCGTCTTCACGGTGGCGGAGCAGCCCACCGTCGTCACCAACGGCGACCTGAGCGTGAACGCGCAGTATACCTTCGAGAACGCGCCCGATCCGGACATCCTGCTGGTGCCGGGCAGCAGCAACATGAAGGCGGAACTCGAGAATCCGCGGCTGCTGAGCTTCCTCCGCGACAAAGCAGGCAAAGCCCAGGTCGTACTCTCCGTGAGCAACGGCTCTTTCCTGTTGGGCAAGGCCGGCCTGCTGGACGATCACACGGCTACGGCCACCTTCGGACTGACGGACGGGCTGCGCCGCATCGCGCCCCTGGCCCGAGTCGTGGACGATGTCCGCTATACGGATAGCGGTAAATATGTGACCTCCGCCGGCCTGTCCGCGGGCATCGACGCGGCGCTGCACGTGCTTGAGAAGCTGGACGGGCGCGGCGCGGCCCAGATGGCGGCACTCGCCGTGGAATATAACTGGGATCCCGAGGGATCCTTTGTCAGGTCGCAACTGGCCGACAGGCTGTGCGCCTTTCGCTATGCGGTGACCAGCGCGCAGTCGATCCGGCGGGAAGGCGACGAAGAGCAATGGGTGAATGAGTGGGCTGTCACAGACCCGTCGTCACCCGAGGTGGTCTTCGAAGCGTTCCAGACAGCCATCCGGCAGCATGTGACCTGGATGGAGTCGACGCCGCAGTGGACGAAGATCGACGGCGAGGACGCCCCGTTGCGCAGCCAGTGGCGCTTTCGGGATGAGCGGGACCGCAGCTGGCGCGGAGTTCTGGAAGTAACGCCGAATACGGTGAGCGGGCAGGGGGTGGCCGTGCGCCTCTCCTTGCACCTGGATCCCCGGCGTGCGTCAATCTGA
- a CDS encoding LytR/AlgR family response regulator transcription factor: MTAAPRIRALLVDDEPLARKNLRLLLECDQEIEVAGESASGLEAMEDIPKLEPDLVFLDVQMPEADGFDVIATLDPENMPVIVFVTAYDQHAIRAFEVQAVDYVLKPFDDERFAKALENAKRQVRCREMEQLGERLLALAAARPGQVKEGEAAFTDRFIVRTGNRLVLVRAPEIDWIEAADYYVRLHVAGRAHLVRQSMAEMERCMDPEKFVRVHRSTIVNIDRIREVQLGVDGEHRAVLSDGTELKISRGYRRRLGFL; encoded by the coding sequence GTGACGGCCGCACCCCGCATCCGCGCCCTGCTGGTGGACGACGAGCCGCTGGCCAGGAAGAACCTGCGCCTGCTGCTGGAGTGCGACCAGGAGATCGAGGTCGCCGGCGAGAGCGCCAGCGGACTGGAAGCCATGGAGGATATTCCGAAACTCGAGCCCGATCTCGTGTTCCTGGATGTGCAGATGCCCGAGGCCGACGGCTTCGACGTCATCGCGACGCTGGATCCGGAGAACATGCCGGTGATTGTGTTTGTGACGGCCTACGACCAGCACGCCATTCGTGCCTTCGAAGTACAGGCCGTGGACTATGTGTTGAAGCCCTTCGACGACGAGCGATTCGCGAAGGCGTTGGAGAACGCCAAAAGACAAGTGAGGTGCCGCGAGATGGAACAACTGGGCGAGCGTTTGCTGGCGCTGGCGGCCGCGCGGCCGGGCCAGGTGAAAGAGGGAGAAGCCGCGTTTACCGACCGCTTTATCGTGCGGACCGGCAACCGCCTCGTGCTCGTGCGGGCCCCCGAGATCGATTGGATCGAGGCCGCGGACTACTACGTCCGCCTGCACGTAGCCGGACGCGCCCACCTGGTGCGGCAATCCATGGCCGAGATGGAACGCTGCATGGATCCCGAGAAGTTCGTGCGCGTGCACCGCTCGACCATCGTGAACATTGACCGCATCCGCGAGGTCCAACTCGGCGTCGATGGTGAGCACCGCGCCGTCCTCTCGGATGGCACGGAGCTCAAGATCAGCCGCGGATACCGCCGCAGGCTGGGATTCCTCTAG